A single region of the Drosophila takahashii strain IR98-3 E-12201 chromosome 2R, DtakHiC1v2, whole genome shotgun sequence genome encodes:
- the egg gene encoding histone-lysine N-methyltransferase eggless — protein MSAESSAMDCAKSSEGKVEEVQDTPVEEGKPAGSPAAEAKRLASPVPDELAEKAADDVDMQDLTLEDPVPAPSDAMEATESTGEERKEEESGDSKEVEEPKECIDIPSSPVPEEDLGDTEITADKPPLEVDSDSSVELIESPAKSPSSNESAADVPKSDEVDAAMEPKAKGAEELADSSIELISSPTSESSPEKDGESKEKEAEKEEEAEKEQKEEHQEEDWPKTDERSMEVDQEVTLKPTADQSEDGAEDPSVTPMEIDKKDDILEVELEKTTEAPKTTEDELPSDGDIFYGKDCVNCNCKRLHKQFVLTSMGTLNFYKVVRKTSRQQFLCMGCHDTAMDLYEEYAGQLVEKQPLLLKDFQQDHADFVALDSSDEEEEEQPDKSEFSTSQLQLIEDELEDAIKSVLHKVEFRNQMAWSKTILQAKADHLERQFALADAELEKVQSTADKMHCALYNSCPVVHKNLPALELESSVSDYVQQVPPAGEIVRPPIQLGETYYAVKNKAIASWVSIKVIEFSESTAINGNTMKSYKIRYLNTPYQMMKMVTARHMAYFEPPPVRLTIGTRVIAFFDGTTLSRGKEKGVVQSAFYPGIIAEPLKQANRFRYLIFYDDGYTQYVPHRDVRLVCQASEKVWEDVHAGSRDFIQKYVEKYSVDRPMVQCTRGQSMNTESNGTWLYARVIDIDCSLVLMQFEGDKNHTEWIYRGSLRLGPVFKETQNTMNSSSSQQMRVPRRTEPFIRYTKEMESSSQVNQQMRAIARKSSSSGQNAAAATAPASSPATSTAGRGSSASTSVKHLNNSTIYVDDENRPKGHVVYFTAKRNLPPKMYKTHECNPNCLFKIVHRLDSYSPLAKPLLSGWERLVLRQKTKKCVVYRGPCGKSLRNLAEVHMYLRSTENVLNVDNFDFTPDLKCLAEYSIDPSIVKDTDISKGQEKMAIPLVNYYDNSLPPPCTYAKQRIPTEGVHLNLDEEFLLCCDCEDDCSDKSKCACWQLTVAGVRYCNPKKPIEEIGYQYKRLHEHVPTGIYECNSRCKCKKNCLNRVVQFSLEMKLQVFKTSNRGWGLRCVNDIPKGAFICIYAGHLLTETMANEGGQDAGDEYFADLDYIEVAEQLKEGYESEVDHSEPDPEEDNGGPDAEDDDDFRPNYHYQRKIKRTSRSNSTQSSELDSQERAVINFNPNADLDETVRENSVRRLFGKDEAPYIMDAKTTGNLGRYFNHSCNPNLFVQNVFVDTHDLRFPWVAFFSAAHIRSGTELTWNYNYEVGVVPGKVLYCQCGAPNCRIRLL, from the exons ATGTCCGCGGAGTCTTCAGCCATGGACTGTGCCAAGAGCAGTGAGGGAAAAGTGGAGGAAGTCCAGGATACGCCTGTGGAGGAGGGGAAACCAGCCGGGTCGCCGGCGGCAGAGGCAAAAAGATTGGCTTCTCCTGTGCCGGATGAACTGGCGGAAAAAGCAGCAGATGATGTGGATATGCAGGACCTGACCCTCGAAGATCCAGTTCCCGCTCCCAGTGATGCAATGGAGGCGACGGAGTCAACCGGTGAGGAGCGAAAGGAGGAGGAATCAGGGGATTCTAAGGAGGTGGAGGAACCCAAGGAATGTATCGATATTCCCAGCAGTCCGGTGCCCGAGGAAGATCTAGGAGATACAGAAATCACAGCGGATAAGCCTCCTCTGGAAGTGGATTCGGACAGCAGTGTGGAGCTCATCGAGAGTCCAGCCAAGTCGCCCTCCTCCAACGAAAGTGCGGCAGATGTGCCCAAGTCGGATGAAGTGGATGCGGCCATGGAACCAAAGGCCAAGGGGGCCGAGGAACTGGCTGACAGCAGCATCGAACTGATCAGCAGTCCCACATCCGAGAGTTCTCCCGAAAAAGATGGGGAATCTAAGGAAAAGGAGGCggaaaaggaggaggaggcagaGAAGGAACAGAAGGAAGAGCACCAAGAAGAAGATTGGCCAAAAACAGATGAGCGAAGCATGGAGGTGGACCAGGAGGTTACCCTTAAACCTACAGCAGATCAATCCGAAGATGGAGCTGAAGATCCAAGCGTTACTCCCATGGAAATCGACAAGAAAGACGACATCCTGGAGGTGGAGCTGGAAAAGACCACAGAGGCTCCAAAAACCACAGAGGATGAACTGCCCTCGGATGGCGACATCTTCTACGGCAAGGACTGCgtcaactgcaactgcaagaGGCTCCACAAACAGTTCGTGCTGACCAGCATGGGCACCTTGAATTTCTACAAGGTGGTCAGGAAGACCTCCAGGCAGCAGTTCCTCTGCATGGGATGCCACGACACCGCCATGGACTTGTATGAG GAATATGCCGGACAACTCGTAGAGAAACAGCCGCTGCTGCTGAAGGACTTCCAGCAGGATCACGCCGACTTTGTGGCCCTGGACAGcagcgacgaggaggaggaggagcagccag ATAAGTCGGAGTTTTCCACCAGCCAACTGCAACTGATTGAAGATGAGCTGGAAGATGCCATCAAGAGTGTGCTGCACAAGGTGGAGTTCAGGAACCAGATGGCCTGGTCAAAGACCATTCTGCAGGCCAAGGCGGACCACCTGGAGCGGCAGTTTGCCCTGGCAGATGCGGAACTGGAGAAGGTTCAGAGCACGGCGGACAAGATGCACTGCGCCCTGTACAATTCCTGTCCAGTGGTGCACAAGAATCTGCCCGCTTTGGAGCTCGAGTCCAGTGTGAGTGACTATGTG CAACAAGTGCCGCCTGCTGGCGAAATCGTGCGGCCGCCCATCCAACTGGGCGAGACCTACTATGCGGTGAAGAACAAGGCCATCGCCAGCTGGGTGTCCATCAAGGTGATAGAGTTCTCCGAGAGCACCGCCATCAACGGCAACACCATGAAGAGCTACAAGATCAGGTACCTCAACACGCCGTACCAGATGATGAAGATGGTGACGGCCAGGCACATGGCCTACTTTGAGCCCCCGCCAGTGCGGCTGACAATTG GCACCCGTGTGATTGCCTTCTTCGACGGCACCACCTTGTCGCGCGGCAAGGAGAAGGGCGTGGTGCAGAGCGccttctatcccggtattatTGCCGAGCCACTGAAGCAGGCCAACCGCTTCCGCTACCTGATCTTCTACGACGACGGCTACACGCAGTACGTGCCGCACCGCGACGTCCGCCTCGTCTGCCAGGCCTCCGAGAAGGTGTGGGAGGATGTGCACGCCGGCTCGCGCGACTTCATCCAGAAGTACGTGGAGAAGTACTCCGTGGACCGGCCCATGGTGCAGTGCACCCGCGGCCAGAGCATGAACACCGAGTCCAACGGCACCTGGCTGTACGCCCGCGTCATCGACATCGACTGCAGCCTGGTGCTCATGCAGTTCGAGGGCGACAAGAACCACACGGAGTGGATCTACAGGGGTTCTTTGCGCCTGGGGCCTGTTTTTAAGGAGACCCAGAACACCATGAATAGCTCGAGCTCCCAGCAGATGCGGGTGCCAAGG CGCACGGAGCCCTTTATTCGCTACACCAAGGAGATGGAGTCCAGCAGCCAGGTGAACCAGCAGATGCGGGCCATCGCCCGCAAGAGCAGCTCCTCGGGGCAGAACGCGGCAGCGGCCACAGCGCCCGCATCCTCGCCAGCCACCTCGACCGCGGGTCGAGGCAGCAGCGCCAGCACCAGCGTGAAGCACCTGAACAACTCGACCATCTACGTGGACGACGAGAACAGGCCCAAGGGCCATGTGGTCTACTTCACCGCCAAGCGGAACCTGCCGCCCAAGATGTACAAGACCCACGAGTGCAACCCCAACTGCCTGTTCAAGATCGTGCATCGCCTGGACAGCTACAGTCCGTTGGCCAAGCCGCTGCTCTCCGGCTGGGAGCGCCTCGTGCTGCGCCAGAAGACCAAGAAGTGCGTGGTCTACCGGGGACCCTGCGGCAAGAGTCTGCGCAACCTGGCCGAGGTGCACATGTACCTCCGCTCCACCGAGAACGTGCTCAACGTGGACAACTTTGACTTTACGCCGGATCTGAAGTGCCTGGCCGAGTATTCCATTGATCCCTCGATCGTGAAGGACACGGACATTTCGAAAGGGCAGGAGAAGATGGCCATTCCGCTGGTCAACTACTACGACAACTCGCTGCCGCCGCCCTGCACCTACGCCAAGCAGCGCATTCCCACGGAGGGGGTGCACCTGAATCTCGACGAGGAGTTCTTACTATGCTGCGACTGCGAGGACGATTGTTCG GACAAATCCAAGTGCGCCTGCTGGCAGCTCACCGTGGCGGGCGTGCGGTACTGCAACCCCAAGAAGCCCATCGAGGAGATCGGCTACCAGTACAAGCGGCTGCACGAGCACGTGCCCACCGGGATCTACGAGTGCAACTCGCGCTGCAAGTGCAAGAAGAACTGCCTCAACCGGGTGGTCCAGTTCTCGCTGGAGATGAAGCTGCAGGTGTTCAAGACCTCCAACAGGGGATGGGGCCTGCGCTGCGTGAACGACATCCCCAAGGGCGCCTTCATCTGCATCTATGCGGGTCATCTGCTCACGGAAACGATGGCCAACGAGGGCGGCCAGGATGCCGGGGACGAGTACTTTGCCGATCTGGACTACATCGAGGTGGCGGAGCAGCTGAAGGAGGGCTACGAGTCGGAGGTGGACCACTCGGAGCCGGATCCGGAGGAGGACAACGGGGGACCCGACGccgaggacgacgacgacttcCGGCCGAACTACCACTACCAGCGCAAGATCAAGCGCACCTCCAGGAGCAACTCCACGCAGAGCAGCGAGTTGGACTCGCAGGAGCGGGCGGTGATCAACTTCAACCCGAACGCCGATCTGGACGAGACGGTGAGGGAGAACTCGGTGCGGAGGCTTTTCGGCAAGGACGAGGCGCCCTACATCATGGACGCCAAGACGACGGGCAACCTGGGTCGCTATTTCAAC CACTCGTGCAACCCCAATCTCTTCGTGCAGAACGTCTTTGTGGACACTCACGACCTGCGGTTTCCCTGGGTGGCCTTCTTCTCGGCCGCCCACATCCGCTCCGGCACCGAGCTGACCTGGAACTACAACTACGAGGTGGGCGTGGTGCCCGGCAAGGTGCTCTATTGCCAGTGCGGCGCCCCCAATTGTCGCATCCGTTTGCTCTAA
- the Lcp9 gene encoding larval cuticle protein 9, whose protein sequence is MKFVIVLACLLAVAFANEEADVLKSDAEVNVLDFNYAYELSNHIRAVQSGALKEHDNWVVSGEYEYVAPNGKTVKVVYTADETGYHPKVVEA, encoded by the exons ATGAAGTTCGTG ATTGTTCTCGCCTGCCTTTTGGCTGTGGCCTTTGCCAACGAGGAGGCCGATGTCCTGAAGAGCGACGCCGAGGTAAACGTGCTGGACTTTAACTATGCCTACGAGCTGTCCAACCACATCCGCGCCGTCCAATCTGGCGCCTTGAAGGAGCACGATAACTGGGTGGTTTCGGGCGAGTACGAATATGTGGCCCCCAACGGCAAGACCGTCAAGGTCGTCTACACCGCCGATGAGACCGGCTACCACCCCAAGGTCGTCGAGGCCTAA
- the LOC108066454 gene encoding RNA-binding protein rnp-4, whose product MASDSDSDYEVESFFKPKRVRRTVNDDSADLLGNFDDQKRKEIFEGTYVDKEDGRNPSDPESEDDRDKSDGEAEGSAASGSEEEETETAENGEITSDQLSSLLRGASKTNRHVLYVTNLNFESTKDDLELHFSAAGTVKSIRIPKKRRGGFAFVEMADLPGFQKAFQLHNTELQGRNIKVQISEAGKKKSANKKNIIKQKNRKLAEMRNEQKTFTKSGKFYDKDLKKEKAKEMLARKRWRKKPAPRAT is encoded by the coding sequence ATGGCCAGCGATTCCGACAGCGACTACGAGGTGGAGTCCTTCTTCAAGCCCAAGCGGGTGCGACGGACGGTCAACGACGACAGCGCCGATCTGCTGGGCAACTTCGACGACCAGAAACGCAAGGAGATCTTCGAGGGCACCTACGTGGACAAGGAGGACGGCCGGAATCCCAGCGATCCAGAAAGTGAGGATGATAGGGACAAGTCCGATGGCGAGGCAGAGGGCAGCGCTGCCTCCGGATCCGAGGAAGAGGAGACGGAAACTGCGGAAAATGGCGAAATTACCAGTGACCAGCTGAGTTCCCTGCTCCGCGGCGCCTCCAAGACCAACAGACACGTTCTGTACGTGACCAACCTGAACTTCGAGTCCACCAAGGACGACCTGGAGCTGCACTTCTCCGCCGCCGGCACCGTGAAGTCCATCCGCATCCCCAAGAAGCGACGCGGTGGCTTCGCCTTCGTGGAGATGGCCGATTTGCCCGGTTTCCAGAAGGCCTTCCAGCTGCACAACACGGAGCTGCAGGGCCGCAACATCAAGGTGCAGATCTCCGAGGCGGGCAAGAAGAAGTCCGCGAACAAGAAGAACATCATCAAGCAGAAGAACCGGAAGCTGGCCGAGATGCGCAACGAGCAGAAGACCTTCACCAAGAGCGGCAAGTTCTACGACAAGGACCTCAAGAAGGAGAAGGCCAAGGAGATGCTGGCGCGGAAGAGGTGGCGCAAGAAGCCCGCGCCCAGAGCCACATAA
- the TyrRS-m gene encoding tyrosine--tRNA ligase, mitochondrial yields MLPLRWSLLKPLQDGLRQSRRHLAQKNLLELTDRGFFQGIFPDTAAPKMKQLFTSGQQSIYAGFDPTADSLHVGNLLVIMGLIHCQRAGHRPIALVGGATGLIGDPSGRKTERNQLGESVIETNLKAIEQQLRRVFENHENCLWDTSKHKSPLAPLTIVNNADWYADLQLIDFVANMGRHFRMGSMLSRSSVQSRLESEDGMSFTEFTYQIFQAYDWLHLLRRHNCCFQMGGSDQTGNLMTGHELISRVERKREVFGLTLPLVTTQEGDKFGKSAGNAVWLDGNKTSPFALYQFFLRMPDSEVEKLLRLFTFIPMPQVEQLMREHAREPEKRKAQTLLAEDVTLLVHGESGLKQAERVTNALYKGNVEGLAELNLAEIQQTFQGATMVDLLTEPGMSILELAMKAKCFPTETDAVRIINAGGFYVNQKRVQNIAEVLTTGIHILRNGVSLLRVGKRNFYIVRWQ; encoded by the exons ATGCTGCCCCTGCGCTGGAGTTTGCTGAAGCCGCTCCAGGATGGCCTCCGACAGAGTCGCCGCCACCTGGCGCAGAAGAACCTCCTGGAGCTCACGGATCGGGGCTTTTTCCAGGGCATTTTCCCCGACACAGCGGC GCCCAAGATGAAGCAGCTCTTCACCAGCGGCCAGCAGAGCATCTACGCAGGATTCGATCCCACCGCCGACAGCCTGCACGTGGGCAATCTGCTGGTGATCATGGGCCTCATCCACTGCCAGAGAGCCGGTCATCGGCCCATTGCCCTCGTGGGCGGAGCCACCGGGCTCATCGGGGATCCCAGTGGCCGCAAGACGGAGCGCAACCAACTGGGCGAGTCTGTGATCGAAACCAATCTGAAGGCCATCGAGCAGCAGCTCAGAAGGGTGTTTGAGAACCACGAGAACTGCCTGTGGGACACGAGCAAACACAAATCTCCACTGGCTCCGCTAAC AATCGTGAACAATGCCGACTGGTACGCCGACCTGCAGCTCATCGACTTTGTGGCCAACATGGGCCGGCACTTCCGCATGGGCTCCATGCTCTCCAGGTCCTCGGTGCAGTCGCGCCTGGAGTCGGAGGACGGGATGAGCTTCACCGAGTTCACCTACCAGATCTTCCAGGCCTACGACTGGCTGCACCTGCTGCGCCGCCACAACTGCTGCTTCCAAATGGGCGGCTCCGATCAGACGGGCAATCTGATGACAGGCCACGAGCTCATCAGTCGCGTGGAGCGGAAGCGAGAGGTCTTCGGCTTAACTCTGCCCCTGGTGACCACGCAGGAGGGCGACAAGTTCGGCAAGTCGGCGGGCAATGCCGTTTGGCTGGACGGGAACAAGACCTCGCCCTTCGCTCTCTACCAGTTCTTCCTGCGCATGCCAGACTCCGAGGTGGAGAAGCTCTTGAGGCTGTTTACCTTCATCCCGATGCCCCAGGTGGAGCAGCTGATGCGGGAGCACGCCAGGGAGCCGGAGAAGCGGAAGGCGCAGACTCTGCTGGCCGAGGATGTGACGCTGCTGGTTCACGGAG AAAGTGGCCTCAAGCAGGCGGAACGCGTGACCAATGCCCTGTACAAGGGCAATGTGGAGGGCCTGGCGGAGCTCAACCTGGCCGAGATCCAGCAGACCTTCCAGGGCGCCACCATGGTGGACCTGCTGACCGAGCCCGGCATGTCCATCCTGGAGTTGGCCATGAAGGCCAAATGCTTTCCCACCGAGA CCGATGCCGTGCGCATTATAAACGCAGGCGGCTTCTATGTGAACCAGAAGCGGGTGCAGAACATCGCCGAGGTGCTCACCACGGGCATCCACATCCTGAGGAATGGGGTTTCCCTGCTGCGCGTGGGCAAACGCAACTTCTACATCGTCCGCTGGCAGTAG
- the LOC108066443 gene encoding uncharacterized protein, with amino-acid sequence MLLKIRHALLEVTSPPATKQSAIIINNEVIISSGSILQPHLVLDGDKGAENKGILDRLQRGQLLNVQDDEEKEEGGGQRIRSLNFLVTFDPQQRRPKQNAASGSRQSHILSRFTAHPLYVFCAAEVSRNLHHILLTADSGEEAQVLRSSFVVLGMRKPDKEESFKRFLAHIGNYLRHLQPMQTLDDVLVMCSPFGLENFYKTISIGKVSNVMGRSGCLFAISNALPLGCEGSAVFNNKLRLIGIVICTSFQRQQENVNLTLAANFGYLLRNFMEQLGMSTSTFQPTREPSNFAWERTIVVIESAGQQGTGTFIRVHNKHFILTCAHVVGQSNETVNCRSADREFRSEVIWSNPDSDRPFDLALLTAPQDVPERCCVRLARTPATVGQMVYNAGFPYYVNFSFKHDFNPSIFQGRIIKCDTGAIMSDGSVQAGQSGGPMFDQNGCILGVCVSNIKLDDIVYPNINTAIPICDIRNTLQQFARTNDVNVLSNLVANSDVHRVWSLEMPPIRSKL; translated from the exons ATGCTGCTCAAGATACGCCACGCCCTACTGGAGGTCACCAGTCCGCCGGCCACGAAGCAGTCTGCCATCATAATCAACAACGAGGTGATCATCAGCTCGGGAAGCATTCTGCAGCCGCACTTGGTTTTGGACGGAGACAAAGGCGCGGAGAACAAAGGAATCCTCGACAGACTGCAGCGGGGTCAGCTGCTGAATGTCCAGGACGatgaggagaaggaggagggtGGTGGTCAGCGGATCAGGTCGCTCAACTTCCTGGTCACCTTTGATCCACAGCAGCGCAGGCCAAAGCAGAATGCTGCCTCGGGTTCCAGGCAATCCCACATCCTCTCCCGGTTCACAGCTCATCCACTGTACGTCTTCTGTGCCGCCGAGGTGTCCCGCAACCTGCACCACATCCTGCTCACCGCAGACTCCGGCGAAGAGGCCCAGGTGCTCCGCTCCAGCTTCGTGGTACTCGGGATGCGAAAGCCCGACAAGGAGGAATCCTTCAAGCGGTTTCTAGCCCACATTGGCAACTACCTGCGACACCTGCAGCCCATGCAAACGCTGGACGATGTGCTGGTCATGTGCTCTCCCTTTGGACTGGAGAACTTTTACAAGACGATCAGCATTGGCAAGGTTTCCAATGTGATGGGACGCAGTGGCTGTCTGTTCGCCATCTCCAATGCCTTGCCCTTGGGATGTGAAGGTTCCGCCGTGTTCAACAACAAGCT ACGCCTCATCGGCATTGTGATATGCACTTCATTCCAGCGGCAGCAGGAGAACGTCAACCTCACGCTGGCCGCCAACTTTGGATACCTGCTGCGCAACTTCATGGAGCAGCTGGGCATGTCCACCTCCACATTCCAGCCGACTCGGGAGCCCTCGAACTTTGCCT GGGAGCGCACAATTGTGGTTATTGAGTCGGCGGGCCAACAAGGCACCGGCACTTTTATACGAGTCCACAACAAGCACTTTATCCTCACATGTGCGCATGTGGTGGGGCAG AGCAACGAGACGGTTAATTGCCGTTCAGCCGATAGAGAGTTTCGCTCCGAGGTGATTTGGAGCAATCCGGACAGCGATCGACCCTTCGACCTGGCGCTGCTCACAGCTCCGCAGGATGTGCCGGAGCGCTGCTGCGTGCGACTGGCCAGGACGCCCGCCACTGTGGGCCAAATGGTGTACAATGCGGGGTTCCCTTACTATGTGAACTTTAGCTTCAAGCACGACTTCAATCCGTCGATTTTCCAAGGTCGGATCATAAAGTGCGACACCGGGGCCATCATGTCCGATGGCAGTGTGCAGGCCGGCCAAAGTGGAGGCCCCATGTTTGATCAGAACGGCTGCATCCTGGGCGTGTGTGTGTCCAACATCAAGTTGGACGACATTGTCTACCCGAATATCAACACAGCCATTCCCATTTGTGATATCCGCAACACGTTGCAGCAGTTTGCACGCACAAACG ATGTTAATGTGCTGAGCAACCTGGTGGCCAATTCCGATGTGCATCGCGTCTGGTCTCTGGAAATGCCGCCCATTCGAAGCAAACTCTGA
- the key gene encoding NF-kappa-B essential modulator isoform X2 has product MIKTGQCYNGAMSEEESFVILGSSPYSSLLPEGNSLVFDGLDDVQETKEPPVAATSMTASQVDSGSSQHQSLAASFILGEVQSEVLKNSVYSQFPSLCSLQASAEDVVKLQNMMTEYITLKNTLDKVNHTMLEYHKLTQQWRQEAADREQQYKEQLQACQGQIEQLREENQKLKEDLETKMVQIEVVQDFSQKEQDELRQSISEKKSLIDNMRVEIDKLQQLKMHSFEFVPEEGDKTDQDPDKALNYVQRDEHDRQVRELQRQLSKLVAENLEINDMKKTYIEEIDCLKVNYTSAQELMAKMQRDIDELKAKDVQKQEVIEHLQTQNDIYRRDFEMERADREKNAGEKDQYLMDLRSLQRRNQELIEALAESHKAKKSASPSPSSSLSSSRSSLREEQRPVLEPTGAASRTSDATLRCPICSKSFNNLSVLQSHVNDCLDKN; this is encoded by the exons ATGATCAAAACCGGTCAGTGCTACAACGGCGCCATGTCTGAGGAGGAGTCGTTCGTCATTCTGGGCAGCTCGCCGTACTCCTCGCTTCTGCCGGAAGGAAACTCCCTGGTCTTCGACGGCCTGGACGACGTTCAGGAGACCAAGGAGCCCCCTGTGGCCGCGACAAGCATGACTGCCTCGCAGGTGGACTCCGGGTCATCGCAGCACCAGTCGCTGGCGGCCAGCTTCATCCTGGGCGAAGTGCAGTCCGAGGTCCTAAAG AACAGTGTTTACTCGCAGTTTCCCAGCCTATGCTCGCTGCAGGCTTCCGCCGAGGATGTGGTCAAGCTGCAGAACATGATGACGGAGTACATAACCCTGAAGA ACACACTTGACAAGGTCAACCACACCATGCTGGAGTACCACAAGTTGACCCAACAGTGGCGCCAGGAGGCCGCCGACCGGGAGCAGCAGTACAAGGAGCAGCTGCAGGCGTGCCAGGGGCAGATCGAGCAGCTTCGCGAGGAGAACCAGAAGTTGAAGGAGGACCTGGAGACCAAGATGGTTCAGATCGAGGTGGTGCAGGACTTTAGCCAGAAGGAGCAGGACGAGCTGAGGCAGAGCATATCCGAGAAGAAGTCGCTGATTGACAATATGCGCGTGGAGATCGACAAGCTGCAGCAGCTGAAGATG CACTCGTTCGAGTTCGTACCTGAGGAGGGAGACAAAACGGATCAGGATCCCGACAAGGCCTTGAACTATGTGCAAAGGGACGAGCACGATCGCCAAGTGCGCGAGTTGCAGCGCCAGCTCTCTAAGCTGGTGGCGGAGAACCTGGAGATTAACGACATG AAAAAGACCTACATTGAGGAGATCGACTGTCTGAAGGTCAACTACACCAGTGCCCAGGAGCTGATGGCCAAAATGCAGCGTGACATCGACGAACTGAAGGCCAAGGACGTGCAGAAGCAGGAGGTGATCGAACATCTGCAGACCCAGAACGACATATACCGCAGGGACTTTGAAATGGAGCGGGCAGATCGCGAGAAGAACGCTGGCGAGAAGGATCAGTATCTAATGGACTTGCGGTCGCTGCAGAGGAGGAACCAGGAGCTCATCGAGGCGCTGGCCGAGTCGCACAAGGCCAAAAAGTCGGCCTCGCCGTCGCCCTCCTCTTCCCTGAGTTCCAGCAGGAGCAGTCTGCGGGAGGAGCAGAGACCA GTTCTCGAGCCAACTGGAGCCGCCTCACGGACTTCGGACGCCACTCTGCGCTGTCCCATCTGCTCAAAGTCCTTCAACAACTTAAGTGTGCTTCAGAGCCACGTCAACGATTGTTTGGACAAGAATTAA
- the key gene encoding NF-kappa-B essential modulator isoform X1 — protein MIKTGQCYNGAMSEEESFVILGSSPYSSLLPEGNSLVFDGLDDVQETKEPPVAATSMTASQVDSGSSQHQSLAASFILGEVQSEVLKNSVYSQFPSLCSLQASAEDVVKLQNMMTEYITLKNTLDKVNHTMLEYHKLTQQWRQEAADREQQYKEQLQACQGQIEQLREENQKLKEDLETKMVQIEVVQDFSQKEQDELRQSISEKKSLIDNMRVEIDKLQQLKMHSFEFVPEEGDKTDQDPDKALNYVQRDEHDRQVRELQRQLSKLVAENLEINDMKKTYIEEIDCLKVNYTSAQELMAKMQRDIDELKAKDVQKQEVIEHLQTQNDIYRRDFEMERADREKNAGEKDQYLMDLRSLQRRNQELIEALAESHKAKKSASPSPSSSLSSSRSSLREEQRPVRVLEPTGAASRTSDATLRCPICSKSFNNLSVLQSHVNDCLDKN, from the exons ATGATCAAAACCGGTCAGTGCTACAACGGCGCCATGTCTGAGGAGGAGTCGTTCGTCATTCTGGGCAGCTCGCCGTACTCCTCGCTTCTGCCGGAAGGAAACTCCCTGGTCTTCGACGGCCTGGACGACGTTCAGGAGACCAAGGAGCCCCCTGTGGCCGCGACAAGCATGACTGCCTCGCAGGTGGACTCCGGGTCATCGCAGCACCAGTCGCTGGCGGCCAGCTTCATCCTGGGCGAAGTGCAGTCCGAGGTCCTAAAG AACAGTGTTTACTCGCAGTTTCCCAGCCTATGCTCGCTGCAGGCTTCCGCCGAGGATGTGGTCAAGCTGCAGAACATGATGACGGAGTACATAACCCTGAAGA ACACACTTGACAAGGTCAACCACACCATGCTGGAGTACCACAAGTTGACCCAACAGTGGCGCCAGGAGGCCGCCGACCGGGAGCAGCAGTACAAGGAGCAGCTGCAGGCGTGCCAGGGGCAGATCGAGCAGCTTCGCGAGGAGAACCAGAAGTTGAAGGAGGACCTGGAGACCAAGATGGTTCAGATCGAGGTGGTGCAGGACTTTAGCCAGAAGGAGCAGGACGAGCTGAGGCAGAGCATATCCGAGAAGAAGTCGCTGATTGACAATATGCGCGTGGAGATCGACAAGCTGCAGCAGCTGAAGATG CACTCGTTCGAGTTCGTACCTGAGGAGGGAGACAAAACGGATCAGGATCCCGACAAGGCCTTGAACTATGTGCAAAGGGACGAGCACGATCGCCAAGTGCGCGAGTTGCAGCGCCAGCTCTCTAAGCTGGTGGCGGAGAACCTGGAGATTAACGACATG AAAAAGACCTACATTGAGGAGATCGACTGTCTGAAGGTCAACTACACCAGTGCCCAGGAGCTGATGGCCAAAATGCAGCGTGACATCGACGAACTGAAGGCCAAGGACGTGCAGAAGCAGGAGGTGATCGAACATCTGCAGACCCAGAACGACATATACCGCAGGGACTTTGAAATGGAGCGGGCAGATCGCGAGAAGAACGCTGGCGAGAAGGATCAGTATCTAATGGACTTGCGGTCGCTGCAGAGGAGGAACCAGGAGCTCATCGAGGCGCTGGCCGAGTCGCACAAGGCCAAAAAGTCGGCCTCGCCGTCGCCCTCCTCTTCCCTGAGTTCCAGCAGGAGCAGTCTGCGGGAGGAGCAGAGACCAGTAAGA GTTCTCGAGCCAACTGGAGCCGCCTCACGGACTTCGGACGCCACTCTGCGCTGTCCCATCTGCTCAAAGTCCTTCAACAACTTAAGTGTGCTTCAGAGCCACGTCAACGATTGTTTGGACAAGAATTAA